One window of the Vigna radiata var. radiata cultivar VC1973A chromosome 1, Vradiata_ver6, whole genome shotgun sequence genome contains the following:
- the LOC106764470 gene encoding uncharacterized protein LOC106764470 produces the protein MAIAMAMGCEGVSCRGNQASTLILTSGASGRIRALFSLRALKALLAFFNAVVLLLLFPFRKGTLLSSRLAWKSTAASTSSTARRALAIRRVMEDADADADADHPTSFRDYRLIASSRGDTIFTQSWIPRSPNHTIRGLVFLMHGLNEHSGRYTDFAKQLNANGFKVYAMDWLGHGGSDGLHGYVHSLDDAVSDMKTFLEKVLNENPGLPCFCFGHSTGAAITLKALLDPKFEARIAGAVLTSPAVGVAPAHPVLLVLAPIASFLLPTYQCSSAYKKGSVVSRDPEALIAKYSDPLVCTGPLRVRTGYEILRITNYLQQNVKKLRVPFFVLHGTADSVTDPIASKKFYVEASSTDKSIKLYEGFLHDLLFEPERDAITQDIIQWLNSRVGG, from the exons ATGGCAATAGCAATGGCAATGGGATGTGAGGGTGTGTCTTGCAGGGGGAACCAGGCCTCCACCTTGATCTTGACGTCCGGAGCCAGCGGCAGAATCCGCGCTCTCTTTTCCCTGCGAGCCCTCAAGGCCCTCCTTGCCTTCTTCAACGCTGTCGTTTTGCTCCTTCTCTTTCCCTTCCGCAAAGGGACTCTCCTCTCCTCCCGACTCGCATGGAAGAGCACCGCTGCTTCTACCTCTTCCACCGCCAGGAGGGCTCTCGCCATTCGGAGAGTCATGGAGGACGCCGACGCCGACGCCGACGCCGACCATCCTACCTCTTTTAGGGACTACCGCCTCATCGCTTCCTCCAGGGGTGACACCATTTTCACCCAGTCTTGGATTCCCCGCTCCCCTAACCATACCATCAG GGGACTTGTTTTTCTTATGCATGGACTTAATGAACACAG TGGCAGATACACTGACTTTGCCAAGCAGCTCAATGCTAATGGTTTCAAGGTTTACGCCATGGATTGGCTTG GTCACGGTGGAAGTGATGGGTTACATGGTTATGTCCATTCTCTTGATGATGCCGTGTCTGATATG AAAACATTTTTGGAGAAGGTTCTAAATGAAAATCCTGGACTCCCATGTTTCTGCTTTGGACACTCGACGGGAGCAGCCATTACTCTTAag GCTCTGCTTGATCCGAAGTTTGAAGCTCGCATAGCTGGTGCTGTATTGACATCCCCTGCAGTTGGTGTTGCCCCTGCTCATCCTGTTTTGCTG GTACTTGCTCCAATAGCTTCATTTTTGTTGCCAACATATCAATGTAGTTCTGCATATAAGAAGGGTTCGGTAGTGTCTAGAGACCCGGAGGCTCTAATTGCTAAATACTCTGATCCATTAGTATGTACTGGACCTCTTAGAGTACGAACTGGTTATGAGATTCTCAGAATTACAAACTACTTGCagcaaaatgtaaaaaaattaagagttcCATTTTTTGTTCTCCATGGCACTGCTGATTCCGTAACTGATCCCATTGCTTCTAAAAAATTCTACGTAGAAGCCTCTTCAACTGACAAGAGTATCAAACTATACGAGGGCTTCTTACATGACCTTCTCTTTGAACCAGAACGAGACGCTATCACACAGGATATAATTCAATGGCTGAACAGTAGAGTAGGAGGTTAA